Proteins from one Anopheles nili chromosome 2, idAnoNiliSN_F5_01, whole genome shotgun sequence genomic window:
- the LOC128730906 gene encoding probable protein phosphatase 2C T23F11.1, producing MGQSLSEPETSKESAFCQNDFYKVGSSCMQGWRMHMEDSHTHILSLPDDPGTSFFAVYDGHGGAKVAEYAGKHLHKYITRRPEYGRDVKHALQQGFLDLDEAMLNNEALREQMSGSTAVAVLIKDNRLYCANAGDSRAIACVDGRLDVLSFDHKPTNETEKERICSAGGYVEYNRVNGYLALSRALGDFGLKRNKHKLPEEQMVTAFPDIEEREITEDWDFLVIACDGIWDVLSSQAVLDFVQAEIAQGIYPQQICENIMVHCLAPDCQMGGIGGDNMTVIIVCFLHGQPYEELINRCKEAVAKRLAHRKKRSHSNRSQDNDVVSMAPVTAPADKTDNDANGRLEDDSSGSESEHSEKVQTPASVSSGCEENGKDSVTASTTNGTPEKKSSLDETPVNKSENEPSEHESRNDSPDDTSEELDLK from the coding sequence ATGGGTCAGTCGTTGTCGGAACCGGAAACCTCCAAAGAATCAGCCTTTTGTCAAAATGATTTCTACAAAGTCGGCTCCAGTTGTATGCAGGGCTGGCGAATGCACATGGAagactcgcacacacacatactctcGCTACCGGACGATCCCGGGACGTCGTTTTTCGCCGTATACGATGGGCACGGAGGTGCGAAGGTTGCCGAGTACGCTGGGAAGCATCTTCACAAGTACATCACACGCAGGCCGGAATACGGCAGAGACGTAAAGCATGCGCTTCAGCAAGGATTTCTAGATCTGGACGAGGCCATGCTAAACAACGAAGCCCTGCGTGAGCAAATGTCCGGATCAACCGCTGTGGCGGTGCTAATCAAGGACAACCGGCTATACTGTGCGAATGCAGGAGATTCGCGAGCGATCGCCTGCGTTGACGGTCGACTGGATGTTCTGTCGTTCGATCACAAACCgacaaacgaaacggaaaaggagCGCATTTGCAGCGCCGGTGGCTACGTGGAGTACAACCGTGTGAACGGGTATTTGGCGCTTTCGCGCGCGCTTGGAGATTTTGGGCTGAAGCGCAACAAACACAAACTGCCCGAGGAGCAAATGGTGACGGCGTTTCCGGACATAGAGGAGCGCGAAATAACGGAAGACTGGGATTTTCTCGTCATTGCCTGTGATGGTATATGGGATGTACTTTCCAGCCAGGCAGTGCTTGATTTCGTGCAGGCGGAAATCGCTCAAGGCATCTACCCGCAGCAGATATGCGAAAATATTATGGTTCACTGTCTCGCACCGGACTGCCAGATGGGGGGTATAGGCGGTGACAACATGACAGTGATCattgtgtgctttttgcaTGGCCAGCCGTACGAGGAACTGATCAATCGATGCAAGGAAGCGGTCGCAAAGCGACTGGCACATCGCAAAAAGCGTAGCCATTCGAACAGGTCACAGGACAATGATGTCGTTTCGATGGCACCAGTTACTGCACCAGCAGACAAGACCGACAACGATGCAAATGGTCGTTTAGAGGACGATTCGTCGGGAAGCGAGAGTGAACATTCGGAAAAAGTGCAAACACCTGCGTCGGTCTCAAGTGGttgcgaagaaaatggcaagGATTCGGTAACTGCTAGTACTACCAATGGGACACCAGAGAAAAAATCTTCTTTGGATGAAACTCCAGTCAATAAATCCGAAAATGAGCCCTCGGAGCATGAAAGCCGCAACGATAGTCCCGATGATACGAGCGAAGAGCTTGATTTAAAGTAA